A window of the Cannabis sativa cultivar Pink pepper isolate KNU-18-1 chromosome X, ASM2916894v1, whole genome shotgun sequence genome harbors these coding sequences:
- the LOC133032280 gene encoding uncharacterized protein LOC133032280 produces MTWEEFRELFNSKYYNEAICSVKRKEFNELVQTEGMSVTEYTTKFVRLAKLAVGIVPTDFSKKEKYMVGLNMNIRHDLVITTNEATTYAETVEKALRAEGAVKFHQERQVTPNVGGTPSFPTPVYGRDGGNSTTDQKRKATPAFDGSRQSKRFRGNQGSGGCQGYSYPEFPHYFPEAKKEDLKSELKPVPARVFTITQADVAASSSVVIGFLVVVIDSSRPETFGPEIVRVVKEFLDVFPEELLGLLLQREIDFVIDLGNTLLLKIDLRSDYHQLRIWEEDMAKTAFRTRYGHCEFLVMSFGLTNVPTTFMDFMNRVFKDFLDKCVIMFIDDILVYSQLEEEHKHHLRMVFWNVWFAFGGGLSKKSEFKGKTSGIAELVVEGTSNATTMKPSTFSSTERVVPRSTTLYCELLP; encoded by the exons atgacctgggaagaattccgGGAGTTGTTCAACTCCAAATATTATAATGAAGCCATCTGTAGTGTTAAACGGAAAGAGTTCAACGAATTAGTGCAAACCGAGGGGATGTCGGTTACTGAATATACTACAAAATTTGTCCGTCTGGCCAAGCTCGCTGTGGGTATTGTGCCAACAGattttagtaagaaagaaaagtacATGGTCGGTTTGAATATGAACATTAGACATGATCTGGTGATCACTACCAATGAAGCAACCACTTATGCTGAAACGGTTGAAAAAGCTCTGAGAGCTGAGGGTGCAGTTAAATTCCATCAGGAGCGCCAAGTGACTCCGaatgttggtggaacccccagtTTTCCTACTCCTGTATATGGTAGGGATGGAGGTAATTCCACCACTGATCAGAAGAGGAAAGCTACCCCGGCATTTGATGGTTCGAGGCAGagtaagcggttccgtgggaaccaaggcagtgGTGGATgccagggttattcttatcctgagttTCCACAtt ATTTCCCTGAGGCAAAGAAAGAAGATCTGAAGTCAGAGCTAAAACCTGTACCTGCTCGGGTATTtaccattacccaagctgatgttGCAGCCAGTTCTTCTGTGGTGATAG GATTTTTAGTAGTGGTAATTGACTctagcagacctgaaacatttgggcctgaaaTAGTCAGAGTTGTTAAAGAATTTCTcgacgtgtttcccgaggaattACTGGGATTACTGCTGCAACGAGAaattgactttgtgattgatTTG GGAAACACATTACTTTTGAAGATCGACCTACGATCTgattatcatcaactcagaatctGGGAAGAGGATATGGCAAAGACTGCGTTCCGAACAAGATATGGGCACTGTGAGTTTCtcgtaatgtcattcggattgactaatgttCCTACAACCTTTATGGATttcatgaatagagtattcaaggactTCCTCGATAAGTGTGTCATtatgtttatcgatgacatccttgtatactctcaatTAGAAGAGGAGCAcaagcatcatcttcgaatg gtgttCTGGAATGTATGGTTTGCATTTGGTGGAGGATTGAgtaaaaaatcggaatttaagg GCAAGACCTCCGGGATTGCAGAGTTGGTTGTAGAAGGAACATCAAATGCCACAACAATGAAGCCATCCACCTTCTCATCTACAGAAAGGGTAGTTCCAAGATCTACCACTCTGTATTGTGAGCTACTTCCTTAG